The region cgaaggatgaacctgaaaagtatataataattagtaccatttcttatttatattgaatacattaacgttatttatttaatcaaactcCGTGTGTGTCAACGGGCGCCGAGCAGGCTCCCCGAGATGGGTCCGAGGCTCCTCGGATGGGTGTGAtggtgaatatgaggtagtctccGGACGAGATGCCGTTCGAagtccaagtaaaggttataaaaattaaataaatatttaccttatattgaataaaagtagttttaagtaaaaaacttaCATGCGCCTCGGTAGTCTCACGAGAAGACACCTCGCTCGGCAGGTCGACCGAATGCCCGAATGGGTCGCTCCCCGTGGGACCCGCCGGGcgtcgaatcctaaaatatcaaaatatcgaaataataagtaacatacatatttaaaataagtactttaaataatcaaatatatatattaaatattgaccttatgttgaataaaaaagaaattttaataaaaagcttactCGTGGCTCGGTGGTCATATGGGAAGACACCGCGGCTCGAGACCCATGAGAAAACGCACTGAGTGGGTGGCTCTGGTGGACCCgctggcgccgaatcctaaatataaaatattactaaataatgagtaacatatatatatatatttaaataaataatttaaatgaacaaataagcattttaaatattaaccgggatcaaaaactcatcgaagtcaagaatcctAGGTCCCTCTAAATTCCTGTGCCGCTCATCGCCCCAATGAAGCGCGTAACGCCGCCCAATCAACGTTATCACGGTCCTCCATGTATGCGTTACGGCTCGGGCCGTGATGACGACCCGGGTATCTCTCACCAAGCAAGAGTGCCGGCGTAAACGTAGGTGAGTCCCCGGAGTGAGGGCCGCCACCGGCCCTGGAACGGCTGCAGATGGACTAGACCGTGAACGCCTGCGGAATGGGATCGGCCTCATCCGCCTCGTCTACCGTATGGTGTCCTCACCACCGAGTCCTGCGCGCAGCACCGCGGCCTCTACGCGCACGGCGTCCCCGGCGCACGGCATCTCCCGCGACACGGCCCTCCCTGGGGAGCACTGTGTCCTCCTCCTGGCGCTGCCTGATAGTCAGCCTCCGGAATAGGCTCCTCCATGCGCCTAATCTCGCCCTTTTTTCTTCGGATACCATCCTCCGATATCCGTACCATCTCCGCTAGGCCCCGCAAGCTCAGGGTAAGGCATATGCTCTACCCCAACATGCGTAAACGCTGTACGGCCACCAGCTGCATTTGTGTTCAAcagaaaaaaatgttattttttaaaacgtaacatTCAATgcgattaaataaatctaagtacgataaacttaccaatgcctcgcATCGCCCGGCGAGTGCCGAGTATCCTACATCCCTGTGGGGAGGCAAGGGCGGGTTGCCGATCAATCGGCGTGTGATCGATGATACCGAGCGCATGTAATCTGAACGTGAGTCAAATGGCCGACGACGGCCTAAAGTGCCCAACCTCGTTCTCCCAACGTGAGCCGAACATGCATGAAAGctagaaaatcatcatcaacggcAGCCCGATCGTCCGCCGGTAGTGTCGAGCTCATGACGAACGTGAGGGGGTATACTCGTGTATGCCCAACCGTCGTAAGACACGCTCGGGCATGTGCTCCTCACGATGTCCaagtgtatcaatggacaccgcgacatccAAACCCATGACTCGCCACCTACGAAGGTGGCAAACCATCTAATATAGCAGCgtacggcgtccatataaatagctgcataacatatacatacaaatcagTGATCACCAAGTCgaaaagacgtttaattaaattattaatgtaaatttaaattgttttaccGCATCGTTCGTCATGTGATCAAGCTGGTCCCGGAATGGTAGAATACTGTGGTGCATATCCACATCCCGATCAAAACCCGCTGTCCGTCCTTTCCTCGCATAAGGCATGTCAATGTCGAGGGCGATGCCTTGGTACGGGGCCGAAAAGGCAAAAAGATCCTCTCCCATGCCCATAACTCCAGACGGCcgatattagaaaatacaaTTTTTAAGTCGTCTTTTCAAGAGTTTTGTCTACATTAAAGGAAGgcatacttaaaatattacccGGAGAACAACAAAAATCCACACACGTATCCGTGACAACTCCCAACGGACGCTCGGCACGAGCGTACGAAAAGATACGCCAaaacgccccccccccccggtgTAGTCTCCCGGGCGGTCCGGATGCTCCAAGAAAACCAAATAACGTAAGTCGACAAAGGCACTCGATGAAttcgggaacaagatgcccccgaataACAAAGCGAGATACAAACGGGCATGACGATCGACGGCGTCTGCGGGTGCCGTCATCAACGGATCAAGACCCTCCAAAAAAGTACGAGGTGCACTAATCCGAACCCGACTACGCCCCGACATGCGGCCACGGGCGCGCGTGCACGAAGtaggtgagcctagtcaactctgTCGCCCACGTCTGACCAGGAGGAGGCTCGTACCGAGTGTATAAtggctctccatctacccgTAGTCTAAATaggacctccacatcctgaagtgtaatcgtggcctcaccagtgcgaagatggaaggtatATGTCTCTGGCCTTCACCGCTCAACCATGGCTGTGATGAGCGCCCAATCATACTGTACtcgaccaacggacacgcaacGGTAGATGCGCGAAACAATATCTCCAAGACGCGAGGGTGTGGGGGATGCTCGCGTAAAAGAGCCCAAGCTCTCTGCCGGCCTACGGGCGGAGCCTAGTAGATATCCCTATAGCACCGACCCATAATAAGTCTGATCTATGATTGTCTTGTAAAGACAATACTGATCTATCAGAGGGTCCCGGGTGAACAGAGGGCCCCGCGTGAGCATCGGGCCCCGGGGGAACATCGGGCCCAGggggaacattcggatccatgaaagagtccgGTCTGTacaaaactaaattagtcattattcttgaaatgaaagataaattatattaactaattaataatttgtagggaatatgtgaattatgtagtattatatcttgtgaataattaacatggatatgcggtaaatttaatatgtgatagtaaggacacatatgtgatggcaaagacttttttGAGAATCAtcttaagttaattagtttgagaaTCGAAATTCAAATAGtgaatatttgtttagaactctattttgaatatgtgatacatttttagttgaccaaataaCCAACACAGCTACgataaaattagactaaaagagtatattcgtcgaccacatatttttctacaaactttacatttttatcgttaacttatgtatttatgaaaagaagaactttaactattcttttttggataatcttttttttatttaacatatatatattcacgcttttaaaattatatagataacaattcataatcatttacaacttatctggatggttgttacctattgtattatattatgttgttaatttaaatacaatgttttgttttgattgttacttttttagataatttttatgtaacgacgaaaggtcctattttatgtaaccattgatttggtcctatacaaTATGACACAATAcgaaaaaatgtcaaaataatacataacaatcatccaatcaaagtgttaacaacataataattcattaccaatcaatttctttcaattcataaacaatatttaacaactaataaattcataattaatatttaacaaaataataattcattaacaattcataaataattaacaaattaacaactcataaacatataacaaattaacaattcataaacatttaacaaattaacaattcataaacatttaacaaatattgaattaaaccaaaaaaaaaaaaaaaaaaaatcggaacagTGGCAAAAGCCACTGCCCAATccgaaaaagaacaaaaaaaaaaattgatttttttttttgaaacatagcaaggattaaatgttaagcatgcttagaatataatgtatataacaaaataataacaaaagttcatagtagaaaaccttaatcgaagatttttgtAGATTATTTAATCGAGTTCTACGCCGCTTTTCCCAAAATTTGAACTTAGAATCTTGCTCCTCGACTTGAATAtcgagaatctaaactttccggacgaaatttaatagaaaTTGACGTTTTTGGAAGTGGGACCACCTCTTTTTTCTCGTCAATGGCcgtttcctcttttttttttcaaccacTGGAGGGGACCAGTGGTGGAACCCGATCGGTTTATGTTGAGCactataacgcagtattttatcTTGCTTTGCGTTATAGGACACGAAACTCCTTTAGCGCAATATTTtcgcgctaaagcacttaacggtaccgttacggttaagtgctttagcgcagtaaaatactgcgctaaaggtatattggtaacatttttttttgttgggatattttggttaaaaaaatttttttttgcatcatTTTTGTTCCGGACTCGGGTAAACCACTCTTTCACAAAATGCTCTCTTCAAAACCTACTAAGGAGTAAAATGTTCGAACATGAACTTCTCATCCAGGTAGGCGAGAGGGAAGTGATATGAAATTCGAGTGTTGCAAGTCTACAAAGTACTATCGTGGACTTTATCGCTCGAAGTTTAGAAGAGGAAAGTCAATATAGTCACTAGACTTAAGGGCGGACATTCGGTTCTTTGGTTCAGTTTTTTTGAACTTCGGTTCGATTCTTCGTTAGTGTGAACCAAACACCCCACCGAATCGGTTCGATTCAGTTCGATTCAATCCTTTTAATTCGGTTCTTCGGTTGGTTTCATCTTGTACTTCATTGAGATAGCAAATGTTGAGTTCTTGAAGCCCTGAAGGGCATTTCACCATCTGGACATCAATGTTGTGTCCATTTCGCAAAAATGATGACAAGTAAACTTATGGGCagtggcggattcaggattttcatTCAGAAGGTTcagaaaaaataacaaaagctaaatatacaaaataaagtTGTCTTTAGGAATCGAACCTAGGACGTTAGAGACAACTTTAAACACCCTGAACAACTTAAGCTAACATTTTACATTTGTTCAGGttattcaaaagttaatatatatacataatatatacatgaataCAGAAAATCTAcctatatatacaatgtaattttttgctGAGGGTGAACCCATGGAGAGAGAGAATCTGTAGATACTTAGCACACGAAACAAATTTATATTGTATCATCAAACCCACCAGTGCATGACAACAAaagtaaagaagaaaaagaagagattgAGTAAAGAGATCCATAGCATACATCAGGTGCAACAGAGTGAAATGtgaaattaaaatgaaattaaCACAAGAAATCATCCGCAGCAACCATATCATACAGCTGCTCTCGCAGTCAATTCGACTCTCAGGCCTCAAAGGGAAGAACAAAAAGTGAAATTAGGGCAAAGCATAAGGCTTGAGGATGGGGCACGTTAATATGGGCCTGAGATTGGGAATTCAGATTAGtgttatttacatatattattatattttgtaCTTATGTATTAAAATTCGTTAAACTGACGAACCAAAATGTCGAAACACTAAACCAAGAACAAACTGAACACcgaagttttaaaaattttatcaccaaaaaactaaaataattcaGTCTGGTTTTCGGTTCTTCGGTATTTATGCCTACCTCTTCCACATATTGCAAGTCTAGTCATAAGAATGTGCGCTTATGACAGCAATAATAATTAGCCTCAATTACAAACTAATAGGGATTAGAGACCAATTGCAAAGCTCCTAAATTCTTTCTGATATTTGAACGCCAATCTCATTCAATAGTTTacagttatatatatactagcacCATTTTAAGCTAGGCAAAAAAGAGAACTGCAACAGGGGTTAATGCTGAAAATGAAGGCAATAAGGAGTACACGTTTTTATTAGTAGTACTCTGTAGTTGTTTCTAGCTTATTACAGGAGTAATGTATCTGTACTAAACTCCAACCATCACTTCAGTACAACAATGTAGAAGCATCACTATTTTTACTATCCATGTCTCTAAGCTTAACATGAAGAGACTTTTAAACCAAGTCACAAAATTTCGAAGATTATCTTATTAGCTACCTGTTATAACTTTCGTACACCTTGAGGACCAAATCTATTATAATGACACTCAGGTTCATGATGTCGTCCTCAGAGGATCATGAGCCAGCTTTCCTGCTTGAGGAAGGCAGGGCAGTTCACCTTTTCCAGGTATCATTGTAACGTCCCTTTCCAATTCCAAGCATATGCCCGAGTAATCATTATCTTGTATCTTCAAAGAATGAATCAGGTATATCCGAAGGAGAAGACGATGTTGACACACATTTGAACTGTTACAGGAAAATCATACATTGTTCATATCAGACTACTGATCTATGAAGGTGTTTATAACAAAATCACCAATTATCAACAAGGACTGATACCTTATGCAGCTTGTATTTGTCCCTCACAGCTGCCAAAGTGCTTCCTCTTCTACTTAATTGCAAGTCATGTATGATAAGAACACATTCCTTTAAATCTGCTGCTCTATATCCTGAGCAACTTTGAAGGGCCAGATTCTGTAAAATGAATAAAGTTAATTCAGAACTTCAATATATCAATGAACTAAACATAGTGAACAATGAATCAAAATCCTCACCCAAGGATGAGACTTTGGCTGTAATGTGAACCTTGAAAGGAATATCACAGCAGCGGCTACCAAAGAAGGCAAGAATTTCACACAGTTGTAATCCAATAAACTTAATTCCGCAAGGTAGCACCCCAGAAATTCCAACTGCAAATCGTGATTCTGTGAAAAACAGAAAAGATAGCATAAGCAGCCACTTGACAGAAACAAAGTTGAATAAAAAATCATATTGTTCATGTCATTTTTGTGCACTTACTTTGTGATCTTCTTGGGCAACCCTAGTAAATCTTCTGAGAAATGTTTTGGCTGTGGGATTACCcatttcaaatttgagggaTTGTAACACACTAGCCTCCATCTTCACCACGTCTTTCTTTGTAAATGTATTGGCTGTAATGTAACTAAAGTCCTTAGCATGTGGAGGCTTAATTTCCTCATATTTCCTGATAATAATCAACAGATTATATTAAATTCGTAAGCAAAGTTACACACATCACCAAGGGAATAAAACCAATTCTTGGCTCGGGTACTTACGCAGCAATGAGCATTGAAGCAACACCCAAAAGTTGAAGTCTTTGCCTAGGGATGACATTCACCGATAAGAATCTATCAATGTAGGAAACAGCAAGGTACAAAGTGTCTACTAAAAGTTTGTATTCCTCTGCAACTTCTACCAGCCAGTCCACCAAAACCCCTCTCATATTTGCAGTCACATCCTTCTGAACCTTCTCAAGGTAATCAGGCAAtggtcttctctttttctcaaTCTGATTTAAAAAATCACAGAGTTAGTCAAGAACTCAAAAGCCAAGATATCAATAACTTGTTAAAGTAATACACACAAAcccaaacaatttttttttttttggtaactaatgTAAATATTATCATTGACAACAAAACCCAATACACCTAAAGAGCACTTAACCTCATAACCACCATCTAGGAAGGGTGCTATGAGAATTAGGCCTCAAACAGAGCTCTAATTTCACAATAATCTCTGAAATAAAGTACTGAATCTAAGAGCCTTTTTAGACAGTCTAACTAAGACTAATCTAATTAAAAATTCCTGTTTGATCGAGTAATTACTGTATCtgtatttaaaattaattctcTAATCTAATTACAAAACCCAAACAAATTTACGTGGCTGGAAATCAAGATTTGATAATTCAATGATATTAACCACAACACCAGTTGCCAAAATTCAATCTTTAGTGTGCCCACTTACAAATTATCCATAAGAAACCAAATCAGGCTCTATTAGGTAAGACCCAATTAAATAACAGATAACACACTTGATCTCATTAAAAATTTAGACATTTCACTTCTTAaatcttacattttttttaaacatatagATGAAATGTACCACAAATTACAAATTAAGACTTTCTTATAGCTCTTAATAATTCAGATCTCTTCAAACTCATTAAATAGTTGTAAAATAAGGGGGAAAAATCCACTTAATCATTGAGATCTACATGATTAACTAAGATCTTCATTAAATACAAACAAATGAAGCATAAAACAACACTAAAGTATATTGAAAAGAGTAAAAAGACTAATTACCTCCATTTGATGAAGATAATGATATATATCAGAAACATAAGCACAACACATCTGAGGGTCATCATCCAATTTAGCATCAACATCAATTTCCTTCTCTTTCTCACTAACACACCTTTTCACCTTCCTCTTAGTAGTAATCTGCTTAGTTTTAGGCTTAATCTGATTAAAACCAGCATTTGACAAATCTTGAATTTCACCCAACACAACCCTCttcttgttgggttgttgtaaGTGCTTAACCATTGCTTCTGCTTCCCTTTTCTTGGCCAATCGTGTAACTCTTACAAAATTACCTTGGTCTGCCATTACTTACGATGAATTTATATCGTCaaccaaacacaatataactctctctttctctccctTTTCCTTTGTGTGTGTATAGAAATGTAGAGTGAAAGGGAAGAGAAAGTTGATGAAATGAAAGAGagatgtgtgtgtatatttatatggcGCCATATTTGAGGAAAATTTTGAGTTTGGGCGCTAGTGGAATATGGTTTTTGAGTTTTTAAGATTTGGGAATTGTTGTTTTAAGGAGGTTGTCTTGTCGGGAAAAGATTTTTTGGTTAATTGTTTTTGGGTTTCCCTCCATATATTACCCGCTTTGGGAAATCGCACCATAATGTCGAAAAAAGATTGCAAAAAATGGtccttaggggtcgtttggtgcattgTCGGGATAAACATTTTATTGTTTGGtagaaagtataaatttatcttCCATCAAACAAAAGATAAAATGCGATCCCATGGTATAACCCGGATTCAAAGATATTCACTTATCCTAAGGAGATGGTATAAAATGTCAAGATATATAtgagataaattagtcccgaaATTATAATCGGGATAATTTTGGTCAAACGACCACTTAATGTATTGGGTTGGACTGATATAGTCGTTTACTCCTTTTTGTACACCTTTATGCCCACCAACTTAGCTCAATACTAGTCCCTTTTtaagatttacttaaatttgaGTTTATTGCTTGAgtttactctattttttttttatgtatacacttttcttgtatcatgtatcttataagtttgtaatgtgtttgatataaagggaaatatttttcaccaaaattgTTTTGCTCGAAAATATTTATcgcggaaaatgttttcctcaaaaatattttcaaaaaatccttgaaaatatttttcgcgaaaaatgtatttctagaaaatattttccacgaaatgtttttctgaaaaatagatgcttcaaaaaaaattgggtcaagttgggcgggtcatgacccaacccattTTTAGTCCATTTAATGCAACCCATTTCGACCAAATAACTTTTAGTCAATGTTAGAGCCATTTATCACCTGTTTCATTTGATTGGGCCAATTTCAGCCCAACCCGCCTATTTGACACCCCTACATTTAAGTTATGTGAGAATCTATTGTAGCattccctccgttttaatttgtttgtctaaTTTTGACTCGACATGGAGTTTGAGAAAGCAAAGAAGAGTTTTTAATCTTGTagtcttgaattaaagatatgtaaaacgtgtcaaaatattatttaattttgtggtcttaaacatggcATGTGGAAAGTTAGAATTAAAGAGTTttcgaaaaagaaaagagacattctttttaaACGGacgaaaaaagaaagtaaaacaaacaaattgaaaatggtggagtattattttttgtgtgatagaatatgtatatattaacGAAACAGGGATAAAATTATTGAAAAGCTAGTAATTTGGGAATTGTTGTTTTAAGGGGTTGTCTTGTCGGGGCAAGTTTTTTGGTTACATTTTTTTTCagattgaatttttaaaagTGAATTTTGGTTTCCCTCCACATATACCCGCGTctttaattatttcttcatcCTCTATAACAGTAATATTTTATTACGCCTTCCTTATAATGATAAGAAAGTAATTCTTCACGGGATGGATCAGAAAAGCAAATCCTAGAATTAAAAAGATCGTTCTAGGAGTAAAAAAATTGTTCAACGTTTGGTTGGAGCGATAGTAAAAAAGTATTCTCGCATAATGTAACACTCCCTCCGTTAATTTTTATTTGTCTACTATTAACTTTGCACACGCCCtgtaaaaattaataattaaagtatatagtttaccataatattcatattaattggtgtatatcTTATTAAACTTGTGAAATGAttggaaatgagtaattaatattaaaggaacaataagaaaataaaatttatcttCTCTTGATATAAATAAGTAAAGGTGAAAACTTATTTTtgtatagtggacaagtaacAATGAACATAAGACGTATTTGATTGGTCGAACGTGAAtaaaaaattctgaaaaaataatGCATGCATCGTTTAGTTGATGACATTAAGTTGCGCGAAAATCTATtgaatatagatatataagaaCACATGTATTAACAAAACGGATATAAAATCATTTAAAGAGAAAAATACTCTTACGGATCCTTTAGGTTGTGAAAAAGTTGTATATTAGAATTATAAAGTGGGGATTGCAATATGAAAGATTAAATAACTATGGAATTATTAGTAGATATACCTTTTCGTAGATGCGGGTGAGGCAGGTGGTGTGGATGACTACGTTGTTTAATGTCATATTTAGGACGGCTAAAATGCCAGAAGAATGGAGGTAAAGCACGATGGTTCCGTTGTGCAAGAATAAGGGTGATATTCAGGATTACAATAATTATAGGAGTATCAAGCTACTAAGTCATACTATGAAAATTTGGGA is a window of Lycium ferocissimum isolate CSIRO_LF1 chromosome 12, AGI_CSIRO_Lferr_CH_V1, whole genome shotgun sequence DNA encoding:
- the LOC132039997 gene encoding G2/mitotic-specific cyclin C13-1-like, whose amino-acid sequence is MADQGNFVRVTRLAKKREAEAMVKHLQQPNKKRVVLGEIQDLSNAGFNQIKPKTKQITTKRKVKRCVSEKEKEIDVDAKLDDDPQMCCAYVSDIYHYLHQMEIEKKRRPLPDYLEKVQKDVTANMRGVLVDWLVEVAEEYKLLVDTLYLAVSYIDRFLSVNVIPRQRLQLLGVASMLIAAKYEEIKPPHAKDFSYITANTFTKKDVVKMEASVLQSLKFEMGNPTAKTFLRRFTRVAQEDHKNHDLQLEFLGCYLAELSLLDYNCVKFLPSLVAAAVIFLSRFTLQPKSHPWNLALQSCSGYRAADLKECVLIIHDLQLSRRGSTLAAVRDKYKLHKFKCVSTSSSPSDIPDSFFEDTR